The Gloeobacter morelensis MG652769 genome contains the following window.
GCCGGTTACGATCGCACCCTCGAAGAGGCGGCGATGGATCTGGGGGCGCGAGAATGGACGACTTTCTGGCGGGTGACGATGCCCGCTATCTGGCCGGGGGTGCTCTCGGGGGCACTGCTGGCCTTTACGCTGTCGCTCGACGATTACGTGCTGGCGCTGTTTACCGCTGGACCGGGGGCGACAACATTGCCTCTGCGCATCTTCTCGATGGTGCGCTTCAGCATCACGCCGGAGATCAACGCCCTTTCGACGGTGTGGGTTGTTGGCGTGAGTCTCATCCTGCTGGTCGGACAAATGTGCGTTAAAAAATCGCCATCCTAAGCTAAAGTATGCTGGATTAGCATGGATGAGCCAGCTGGCGTGGCGCAACGGTAGCGCAACAGTTTTGTAAACTGTCGGTTAGGGGTTCGAATCCCCTCGCCAGCTTAAAAAAGCAAAGTCGGTCTGATTTAACTTATTGAAAGTTGGGCAAGCGGGTGCGGCAGCCGCGGTTGATCAGTCCGTCAAAGCCCCAGGCGGCGCACTCGATCGAGCGGGTGACGTTGGGTTGGGCGCTCAGGGTGAAGTCGCAGGAGACGTAACCGTTGTTGTCGGTGTCAAAAGGCTGGCAGCTGGAGCCGCGCAGTTCTTCTTTGAGCACCGAAGCTACGTAGCCTCGCAACTCGCCTTCCGCGTAGGCTCTGCCGAACAGAAATTGCCCGAGCCCCCGGCCGGCGGTGAGCAGGAAAACGCCCGAGCCGATGACCACCACCACCACACCCACCAGGATCAGCAGGGGAAGAGAACCACGAAAACCGCTCATAAATCTCGCATCGAGTAACCTGCAGTCTCAGTGTAGCCGCCGGGTCGCGGGCGCGCCCTCTTACTTGAAGCAGGACCACTCGCGCGCGTAGGCGAGATTGCCGTCGCGGCCGGGGGCAGTGTGCGGATTGCCGGCATCGACGGTGATTCGCACCCAGTTGTTGTTGGGGTTGGTCTCGCTGGTTGATTCTTTCATGCCGAGGGTCTGGTAGTTGGTAGTGATGCTCTCGAAATAGTCGTCGTCCTCGTGGGCGACCCCGCGCAACTGAGAAGTGGGTGTCTTCCAGGTGGTGTCGCTCACCCAGGCGGCGGAGACGCTTTGCCGCGAGCCGGAGGTGTCGCCGGAGACCGTCACGGTGTCCACCGGCGAGGAGAGAAAGCACACCCGCTGCGAGGCGTTGTCCCGCGCGATATAGCCGGCGTGACCGCCTCCCTGGCTGCTCCCCCCCAGGCGCATCTTCGACCAGTTCACCTTGGTGCCGCTCAGCGCGGCGGGCAGTAAATAGCTCAGCGAATAATTGCTCTTGAGAAAGCGCGAAAGTGCACTCAGGCGATTCATGATGCTGTTGGCGGTGTTGACGCTCACCGCCGATGAGGTGGCCGTGCCGTAGATAATCTCCTGGCGCGTCGCCCCATAACAGGCGTCGTTGTTGCCGCAGAGAATGCCCACCGGGTCAGTGTTGGCGTGGGCCAGTTGGATGACCATGTAGCCCAGGGCAATGCCATTTTCGACAATCTCCAGATTCGAATAGCGGTCGCCATCCGGATCAAACGGCCGATCGCCTGAGCCCCCCAGGTACAGAAACGTTCCCTTGATCTGGGTCGGATCGCTTGGAATGCCGATGACGTGATAGCCGAACCCCCGACCGCTCGAACCGAGGTCGGTAATGGCCGAGTCGGTGCGGCTCGGCTGGATGGCACAGGCGATCCCCCCCGCCAGATCGCGCTGCTGATAGGTCTGGGACGGACACACGGCCTTTTCTCCCGCCAGGACAGCCGATGTAAAGCAGAGTGGCAAAACAGCGCACAAAAGTCCGAAACCCAGGCAAGCTTTCTTCATATATTTCTCCATACACCACCAGTAACTTTTCTTGGACACTTGCGTCCGAGAAATTATTATCATAATCCGGCGACCGCCAGGGAAATCAGCAACTAATCTCCCATGAACGGGGGATCTTACTGGTGCGCTTCAGGGGAAAATTTTCGAGCTTTCTTGAGAGATATACCAAGAAATATGCAATGCCGAAGGTTGCCTGAATCGATGAGCCTTGAGCATCTTTACTTAGAAAAATAGTATCCCTATGTGATTGTGTCAGAGGAAGCATTCGACATCTGAGTCAGTGAATTTACGGCAAGTTAAACCAATGCTATCTATTGCAAATTGTTGCAAGACCTCTGTGCCCAAGGACTATGATTTTAAAATTTATAGTTGCATTTTTTACAATTTATCTGCATATAATGCCATTTTCACTAAATCTTGTGATTATTGATGTTGTACAAATTTATTGGTGTGCTAAAAAGCTGCTGGGTTGGTCAACCACATTTGTTCCGGCGATTTTTGGTGGGAGAGTAATCTACAACTCGTCGTTCAAGAGCTAAATCTCCAGCCCAAGCTTGGGCATGAGTCACCTGCACACCATGAATAGACTTGTTTGGGTTCAGTTTGCTGAGCCTTCGGCTGCCCTGGAGGAAGGAGACATTTATCTAATCGCCCGTTGCCAAAAATATTGCTCTTGCAATCGTCAGTCTGGCTCCACAAAAATACTATCATGGAATCTCACTAAAGTAGTATTTTCGTTATATTTGCCGATGGTTTTCCTCGCCGACTTTATTTGGAATTGTCCAGTATTGCAGCGACAAAAGCTGCCATCGGCACTTAGGAAATCAATAGCTGTCAGGTCCAGCATGTTCTAAGCTGAGTCAGACATACACCGGCTGCCGGATTTGCAACAGACTACGGCAGGCAGGCTTCGCATCGAACAAGGGGCTGTGCGAAGGGGAGCGGCCCGCGCAAAGCAGTCTGCGTCTACGCTCTCAACGCGTGGCAAATGCAGAGTCTTCAGGGCGTCTGGGAAGGGAGACAAACTCTTTGGCGCCATCTTCCCGGACCGAGTTGCTGGAACTCAGGGGAGGCGCTTCCGTATATTACACCTTCAAGTCCCCAGCGACAGCGGAATTGGCCGCATTCACGCCGAGATCAATTAGTACTTTTTCCTATCGTGCTGCGCCATCTGTGCACCTGCAGGTGCGCATTTTGCAGTTTTTATCGACGTGCTGTAATGCAGTGAGAAAGAAGTCTGCATAGACCAGTCGGCATAAATCTAAAAAGGGATAACCACCCAATCAGGAGAATTTATTGTGATTGATTTGTATATTGCTTACTGGCCAGGGGAGGGCGTCGGTGACGCTGAGGCTGGATGGTACTGGCACACCGGCGACGGCTCGTCGCCCCAAGGCCCCTACGCCTTCCCCGACGACATATTGCCGGACCTACCCGAGGCCCTGGCCGCTCTGATGCCCAGCAAAGCCCAACCCGCGCAGCGCGCTTTGTTCCAGCCAGGGGTGCGGGGGACCGCTCGCGGGTAAAGGGCTGCCGAAGCCATGGACGCGGAGGGGCTCGAACCCCCGACCTCCACGATGTCAACGTGGCGCTCTAGCCAGCTGAGCTACGCGTCCGCAAGGCAAACACCATGATAGAGCATCCATGCCACTTTGGGGTGGACGGTGGTACGCTTTGGTGTGTTCGCTGCGCTTTGAGGTTTGCTTTGCAGGAACTGGTTCAGCAGCTGGTCAACGGCATCACTCTAGGCAGTGTGTACGCCCTTATCGCCCTGGGCTACACGATGGTTTACGGCATCCTGGAATTGATCAACTTTGCCCACGGCGAAGTATTCATGGTCGGAGCCTTCGTCGCCCTGGGGGTGTTTGTGGTGCTGGGCAGCGCGGGATTGCCCTGGTGGTTGTTGCTGCTTGTGGCTTTGCTGTGTGCGATGGCGGTCTGTTCGCTGTTGGGAATGGGGCTTGAACGCCTCGCCTACCGGCCGCTCCTGAGCGAAGCAAAACCGCTCGCGGTGGTGGAACTGGGCGTGATCGCGGCGGCGGGCAGCGGCATCTGGTGGCTGTACCATCAGCTCAAAGGCGGTTTGTCCCAGGGGGAGTGGTTGTTGGGGCCAGTAGTCGGTCTGGGGGCGGCCGCCGCCTTTTGGGGGCTTTTTGCTTATCTGGGCCGCAGCGGTCCGGCGCGCAGGACGCCGCGCCTGTCGCTGCTGATCACGGCACTGGGGGCCTCGATTTTGCTGCAGAACGCCATGCGCCTCATCGTCGGCAGCCGCGATCGCATCATGCCCGAGGTGCTGCCGACGTGGAGCTTTGCGCTGGCGGGGGTGCAGATTAGCGCGCCGCAAATCCTGACGGTGGGGGTGAGCGTTACGGCGATGGCCTTGCTCACCTGGCTGGTGCAGAACACGCGCTTGGGCAAGGCGATGCGCGCCACAGCCCAGGATATCGAGGCGGCCCAGTTGATGGGCATCAACACCCGCCTCATTATTGTCATCGTCTTTATCCTCGGCTCCAGCCTGGCGGCGGTGGCGGGGGTGCTCTTTGCAATCTTCTTTAAATCGATCAATTTCTTCATCGGTTTCCAGGCCGGCCTCAAGGCGTTCACCGCCGCGGTCTTGGGAGGAATCGGCAACATCCCGGGAGCGGTGCTGGGGGGGCTGTTGCTCGGGTTGCTCGAATCGCTGGGGTCGGGCTATATCTCGAGTGAATGGAAAGATGTATTTGCATTCATAGTCCTAGTCGGCGTGCTTTTGCTGCGCCCCTCGGGGCTTCTGGGCGAGAACGTACCTGAAAAAGTTTAATCCTTTGCGGGTCAAGCTTTCTTGAATATGTCAAGGCGGGTCTTGCAAACAACCGAAAACCCTCTTTAATGCTCTGTAGGATGTAAAGCGCATCGAACAGTGGAGGGCCGGTCATGGCAGACAACATCGAGCCGCAAAGGCTGAAAGCAGCCCGCGAAAAGACGCACGCCTGGAAGCGGTGGGGTCCTTACCTGAGCGAGCGCCAGTGGGGGACAGTCCGCGAAGACTATTCCGATACCGGCAACGCCTGGGACTACTTCAGCCATGACCAGGCCCGCAGCCGCGCCTACCGGTGGGGCGAGGATGGGCTGGCCGGCTACTCCGACGAGAAACAAAGGCTCTGCTTCGCCCTCGCTCTGTGGAACGGCGTCGACCCGATTCTCAAGGAGCGCTGCTTCGGCCTGACCAACTCCGAGGCCAACCACGGCGAAGATGTCAAGGAGTACTACTTCTACCTCGACAGCACGCCTACCCACTCGTACATGAAATATTTGTACAAGTATCCCCAGGCTGCTTTTCCCTACGACGACCTGGTGAAGACCAACCGCCGCCGCAACCGCCTGGAGCTGGAGTACGAATTGCTCGATACTGGCGTTTTCGAGGAGGACCGCTACTTCGACGTGTTTGTCGAGTACGCCAAAGAATCGCCCGAGGACACGCTTTTTGCCATCAAAGTCATCAACCGCGGGCCGCAGCCGGCTGCGCTGCACGTCCTGCCGCACCTGTGGTTTCGCAACGACTGGTCCAGCTGGATAGCCGAACCGGCCCCCAAGCCAACTCTGCGGCAAATCGAGGGACCGGCGGGTACCGCAGTGGTCGCTGCCGACCATCCGGTGCTCGGGGGGTACTACTTCTACTGCCAGGGGGAAGTGCCGGTGCTCTTTACCGAAAACGAAACCAACAACGCCCGGCTGTTTCCCGACCAACCCGACACCGGTCCTTACGTCAAAGACGGCATCAACAACTACGTCGTGCACAACAAAACCGACGCGGTCAACCCCGAGCGGGTGGGCACCAAGTGCGCCCCCCACTACCAGGTGGAAGTGCCCGCGGGCGGCTCGCTTACCCTCAAGCTGCGCCTGAGCCCCGTCGCCCCCGCCGACCTGGCTGGCGCCTACCCGGCGGGCGACCCGTTCGGGGAGCACTTCGATGAGATTTTTGCTGTGCGCCTGCAGGAAGCGGACCTTTTTTACGACAACATCACCCCGGGCAAGCTGGATGCGGACAACCACCGGGTGATCCGCCAGGCCCTGGCCGGTATGCTGTGGACCAAACAGTACTACTACTTCGACCTTGACAAGTGGCTTGAGGAGCACGGCGCCAACCCACTGCTGGCCAGAAGTTCCGGGATCATCCGCAACATCGATTGGTTCCATATGGTCAACGACGACATCATCTCGATGCCGGACAAGTGGGAGTACCCCTGGTACGCCGCCTGGGATCTGGCCTTCCACACCAACGCGCTGTTTATGGTCGATCCGGACTTTGCCAAAGAACAGCTCGTCTTGATGCTCAACGAAGTCTACTTGCACCCCAACGGCCAGATACCGGCCTACGAGTGGAACTTCGGCGATGTCAACCCGCCGGTGCACGCCTGGGCGACCTGGTTTTTGTACCAGAGCGACAAGGAACTGACCGGCAAACCCGATTGGAAATTCCTCAAAAGCTCCTTTCAGAAGCTGCTGCTCAACTTCACCTGGTGGGTCAACCGCAAGGACATGACCGGCAGGAACGTCTTTCAGGGGGGCTTTTTGGGGTTGGACAACATCGGTGTCTTCGACCGCAGTTCGCCTCTACCCACCGGCGGCTTTTTGGAGCAGGCCGACGGCACCGCCTGGATGGCCTTCTACAGCCAGATGATGCTGGCGATGGCGCTGGAGTTGGCCGAGGACGACCCCGAGTACGAGGAGATGGCCATCAAGTTCGCCCAACACTTTTTGTGGATCGCCGGGGCGATGGACCGCATCGGCGTCAACAAAGACGAGATGTGGGACGAGCAGGACGGCTTTTTCTACGATGTGCTGCGCTTTCCGGACGGCGGTGCAACGCGCCTGAAGGTGCGTTCGATGGTCGGGCTTTTGCCACTGTGCGCGGTGACGGTCATCCCCGGCGAAGTGCTCGATCGCTTCCCGCGCTTTCGCGAGCGCCTCGCCCAGTTCATCCAGCGCCATCCGGAATTGAGCGCCAACATCAACCCGCCCGACAAGCGCGGGGTGGGCGGACGCTATTTGCTGTCGGTCTTCAATGAAAAGAAGCTCAAGCGCGTCCTCGCCCGCCTGCTCGATGAGAACGAATTTCTCAGCGACTACGGCATCCGCTCCCTCTCCCAGTTCCACCGGGATCGTCCGTTTGTCTACTCGCTGGGCAACACCACCTTCCGGGTGGACTACGAACCGGCCGAATCGAGCACCGGCATGTTCGGCGGCAACTCCAACTGGCGCGGACCCATCTGGATGCCGGTCAACACGCTGCTGGTGCGGGCGTTGCTCACGCTGTTCGCCTACTACGGCCCGGATTTTAAAGTGGAATGCCCGACCGGTTCCGGCCGGCTGATGCACCTGGGGGAGGTGGCAGGCGAAATCGTCCGGCGGCTGTCGATGATTTTCCTGCGCGATGCGAACGGTCGGCGGGCGGTCTACGGCGACACCGAAAAATTCCAGCGCGACCCGCACTGGCAGGATCTGCTCTTGTTCTACGAGTACTTCCACGGCGACAACGGCGCGGGGATCGGTGCGAGCCACCAGACCGGCTGGACCGGGGTGATTGCCCGGCTCATCCAGTACTTTGCCGCCACCACCAGCGAGCAGGTGCTCGAAGACGGCGGGCGGGCGGGTATCGCCTATTACGAGGAAGATCAGTCGATGGAGCAGGCTGTGCAGCAGCAGGAATAAGCCCGCCCGGGCGCTTACCCGCCTGGCTCTTTTTTGCTGCTGTCTGTCGGGGCGGCCTGTCTTGCGCCGGGTTGCCGCTCCAGATCCCTGAGCCGGCAGCTTGACGGCTTACGCTCCGAACAGCCGCCGGTAAAATCCGGCGGAAAAATCGCCGGACGAGCCTCCTGCGGCGAGCCATTCGGCCAAAAAACCGACCAGTTCAAAAGTCGGCAGCACCATCTCGCGTTCGAACGAGCACGCACCTTCCCGAAAATCCAACCGGCACTGCGTCGGATCAACCGGTAAACTCCGAACGTCCCAGCGAGCCGACCAGGGCAGCGCCGCCGCCCCTTCGATTTGGCGCACCCCCTCCAGGCCGCCGCGCCTGTACAGTGACAGCGCCCTCGGCAACGCTGGACGGCGGGCGGCCTGCAAATAGGGCAAATACACCACAAGCTCGCTTGGAGCGATAGGGCGGATCTCGGGGCTTTCCATAGTTCCTGCCAGCTCACTTGGTCCAAGGGTACCCAGCTGCAAAAGCGGATCCGACTACTTGCCGCGTTTTTTGCCCCGCGGTTCGATTACCGTCAGGTCCGACGCAACGAAGCGCACGTGTTTGATCCAGTTGCCACCGCCGAAGATCACACCGACGTAGCCATCGACGACCTTCTGAATCTGGCCCTCAAACCCGTAATAAAGATCTCGAGGGTTAGTCACTTTGACCGGCATACCCGGACGCAATTCGGGGGTCACGGCTCGTTCCTCTGCTGCGGTTGTTTTTTCAAGCTAGCACTAGAAGAGCGCCCGCCACAGCGGCGGCAGCAGGATACAGGCGGCCACCACCAAGGCCGCGCTCGAGCCGATGAGCACCGCCCCGGCGGCGCAGTCCTTGGCAATACCAGCCAGACGGTGGTACTGATCGCCCACGATCAGATCCACCGTCGCCTCGACGGCGGTGTTGATCAGTTCAAGGGCCAACACAAAGGCGACCGTAAGACCGATGACCGCCATCTCCAACAGCGTGATGCGCAAGCAGGCCCCGAGCACAAAGGCCATCGTGCCCACAATCAGATGAATGCGAAAGTTGCGCTGTGTGGCCGTGGCGTAAAGAATGCCGCTCCCGGCGTAGGTGAAGCTTTTGGAGAGCGTTTCGGCCACCTGCCAGGATTGCCGGCGCCGGATCGTTCTTCTAGCCGACTGGGTAGACGCTTGGCCAGTCATAGACAACGTTCACTCCTTTAAGCAATCGCGCTTGCTGGGTCACCATGGCCTGCCAGCTTTGCTCGTCCGGGTGGTCCCATCCCAACAGATGCAACAGACCATGAACAGCCAGCCAGGCCAATTCCACCTCTAAAGTGTGCCCGAATTCGCGCGCCTGCCTTGTCGCCGTCGGCACAGAGACGACGATATCCCCAAGATACAGGGGCTCCTCCGCAATCTGCGCTTGTGTGTCCTCCCCTTCAAATTCGAAGGAGAGGACGTCTGTGGGGGCATCGACGCCGCGAAAGCGGGCGTTGAGCCCCCGGATCTCAGCGTCGTCGGTCAGGCGCAAGCTCAACTCCACCGCCGCCGCCGGTTGCAGCTCCCGAAGCCACTGATCAAACCAAAACTGCCAGCGCGCCTCCCCAACCGGGTCATCGACCGCAGCTTGAAGGCACAACTCGACAGCTATCGGCACAACCGCCATACCCGGGGCACCCGCGAGATTGATAAGAAATTTAACACACTTGGCCCCGGTTCCCAAATCCTCCCCAAGGCGATAGGCTCTTGCCATGGGTACCCTGGTCTACTGGTGGTTTTGCGGCAGCTTTGTGGTCGCCTTAAGCCTGCACCTGACGGCAAGCCTGCTGATTGGCATCTGGTGGTTCTGGCGCGAGGAGAACCTGGTGGATTGGCACGGCAACTTGATGCTCGCCGCCCTGCTGTTCGGCATCGGCGGGGCGATCGCCGCCTACCTGCTACCCACAAACAGCTAGTGCACCAAGAGGCTCGGATCGGCTCGGGGCCGGGACCGTGCCGCCTGCGGTGCAACAAAACTTATCTTCAGGTGCTGTTGATCTCCACCAATCGATGTGGTTTCTTTGTAACCAAAGATGCCGAAGAGCGACACCGCGATTTACCTAACGCAATGTTTGTTAATATCGCTTGTCTAGGGGCTCTGGTTGGCTTGGCTGGTTGAGGGGTGTGTTGAAAGGCCAGGGACGCTGCGGGGTAAGTTTGGGGTCAGTTGTTTTAGACGATTGCGCTCTAGAGCTCCCGTGCGGTCGTGGCCGCATGTCTAATGACCCGACGACGGACACTAGCCGGTCCGCTTTGGGTTGACTGTTACGGGAGTGTCTGCATGAGTATTCGGGGAACCAGTGGCAGTACTGTGGCGCGTCCGCGCTTGTTTCGGACGGTGATGACCGAGACGATCAACGGCATCAACGCCGAAGATCGCTATCCCAACTCCGGCGAAGTGTCCCAGCTCGATCAGTTTTTTGGCGACGGCCAGCGCCGCGTCGCCATCGTGGCAAAGCTGACCGAGAACGCCGAGATGATCGTCTCGCGCGCCGCCAACCGCATCTTCGTGGGCGGCAGCCCGATGGCCTACTCCGAGCGTCAGAAGGCCAAGGCCAAGAGCCCCTCGGCCAACGACGAATTCGGCAATGAGCCGATTGTCGAGGACCGGGGCGGGTTTTTGGAGTCGCTCAAGTCGATTTTTTCGACCCGCAGCAGCGGTGGCCGGGCGAGCGCCGATTTTGCGGTGCCGCCCGACTTTGAACCGATCAACATCGCCCGCTACGGTCCGGAGCGGATGCAAAAATCGATCCGCGACCTCGACTGGTTCTTGCGGTACACGACCTACGCCATCCTGGCGGGGGATCCGAGCATTCTCGAAGCCAACTGCCTGGGTCTTCGCGAAATCCTCGAAAAATCCTGCTCAATCAGCGCCACGATCGTGGCGCTGTTGGAGATGCGCAAGAACGCGGCTCGCCTATTTAAGGACGAAGCCGACAGCAAGCTGGTCTCTTCGTACATCAGTGTCGTCATCCGCGCCCTCGACGCCGACCGCTCCGACGCGCCCGCCGACATCGTGCGCCCCAGTTCGGAGGACCGGCCCGGCCTGACGCTGCCCTACATCTATAAGCTCTCGGCCGATTCGCTGACCACTTTTAAG
Protein-coding sequences here:
- a CDS encoding BPSS1187 family protein, translating into MKKACLGFGLLCAVLPLCFTSAVLAGEKAVCPSQTYQQRDLAGGIACAIQPSRTDSAITDLGSSGRGFGYHVIGIPSDPTQIKGTFLYLGGSGDRPFDPDGDRYSNLEIVENGIALGYMVIQLAHANTDPVGILCGNNDACYGATRQEIIYGTATSSAVSVNTANSIMNRLSALSRFLKSNYSLSYLLPAALSGTKVNWSKMRLGGSSQGGGHAGYIARDNASQRVCFLSSPVDTVTVSGDTSGSRQSVSAAWVSDTTWKTPTSQLRGVAHEDDDYFESITTNYQTLGMKESTSETNPNNNWVRITVDAGNPHTAPGRDGNLAYAREWSCFK
- a CDS encoding branched-chain amino acid ABC transporter permease; protein product: MQELVQQLVNGITLGSVYALIALGYTMVYGILELINFAHGEVFMVGAFVALGVFVVLGSAGLPWWLLLLVALLCAMAVCSLLGMGLERLAYRPLLSEAKPLAVVELGVIAAAGSGIWWLYHQLKGGLSQGEWLLGPVVGLGAAAAFWGLFAYLGRSGPARRTPRLSLLITALGASILLQNAMRLIVGSRDRIMPEVLPTWSFALAGVQISAPQILTVGVSVTAMALLTWLVQNTRLGKAMRATAQDIEAAQLMGINTRLIIVIVFILGSSLAAVAGVLFAIFFKSINFFIGFQAGLKAFTAAVLGGIGNIPGAVLGGLLLGLLESLGSGYISSEWKDVFAFIVLVGVLLLRPSGLLGENVPEKV
- a CDS encoding MGH1-like glycoside hydrolase domain-containing protein → MADNIEPQRLKAAREKTHAWKRWGPYLSERQWGTVREDYSDTGNAWDYFSHDQARSRAYRWGEDGLAGYSDEKQRLCFALALWNGVDPILKERCFGLTNSEANHGEDVKEYYFYLDSTPTHSYMKYLYKYPQAAFPYDDLVKTNRRRNRLELEYELLDTGVFEEDRYFDVFVEYAKESPEDTLFAIKVINRGPQPAALHVLPHLWFRNDWSSWIAEPAPKPTLRQIEGPAGTAVVAADHPVLGGYYFYCQGEVPVLFTENETNNARLFPDQPDTGPYVKDGINNYVVHNKTDAVNPERVGTKCAPHYQVEVPAGGSLTLKLRLSPVAPADLAGAYPAGDPFGEHFDEIFAVRLQEADLFYDNITPGKLDADNHRVIRQALAGMLWTKQYYYFDLDKWLEEHGANPLLARSSGIIRNIDWFHMVNDDIISMPDKWEYPWYAAWDLAFHTNALFMVDPDFAKEQLVLMLNEVYLHPNGQIPAYEWNFGDVNPPVHAWATWFLYQSDKELTGKPDWKFLKSSFQKLLLNFTWWVNRKDMTGRNVFQGGFLGLDNIGVFDRSSPLPTGGFLEQADGTAWMAFYSQMMLAMALELAEDDPEYEEMAIKFAQHFLWIAGAMDRIGVNKDEMWDEQDGFFYDVLRFPDGGATRLKVRSMVGLLPLCAVTVIPGEVLDRFPRFRERLAQFIQRHPELSANINPPDKRGVGGRYLLSVFNEKKLKRVLARLLDENEFLSDYGIRSLSQFHRDRPFVYSLGNTTFRVDYEPAESSTGMFGGNSNWRGPIWMPVNTLLVRALLTLFAYYGPDFKVECPTGSGRLMHLGEVAGEIVRRLSMIFLRDANGRRAVYGDTEKFQRDPHWQDLLLFYEYFHGDNGAGIGASHQTGWTGVIARLIQYFAATTSEQVLEDGGRAGIAYYEEDQSMEQAVQQQE
- the ebsA gene encoding type IV pilus biogenesis protein EbsA, which translates into the protein MESPEIRPIAPSELVVYLPYLQAARRPALPRALSLYRRGGLEGVRQIEGAAALPWSARWDVRSLPVDPTQCRLDFREGACSFEREMVLPTFELVGFLAEWLAAGGSSGDFSAGFYRRLFGA
- a CDS encoding NAD(P)H dehydrogenase subunit NdhS, with protein sequence MTPELRPGMPVKVTNPRDLYYGFEGQIQKVVDGYVGVIFGGGNWIKHVRFVASDLTVIEPRGKKRGK
- a CDS encoding diacylglycerol kinase family protein, which gives rise to MTGQASTQSARRTIRRRQSWQVAETLSKSFTYAGSGILYATATQRNFRIHLIVGTMAFVLGACLRITLLEMAVIGLTVAFVLALELINTAVEATVDLIVGDQYHRLAGIAKDCAAGAVLIGSSAALVVAACILLPPLWRALF
- the ybeY gene encoding rRNA maturation RNase YbeY, producing the protein MAVVPIAVELCLQAAVDDPVGEARWQFWFDQWLRELQPAAAVELSLRLTDDAEIRGLNARFRGVDAPTDVLSFEFEGEDTQAQIAEEPLYLGDIVVSVPTATRQAREFGHTLEVELAWLAVHGLLHLLGWDHPDEQSWQAMVTQQARLLKGVNVVYDWPSVYPVG